One segment of Arcanobacterium haemolyticum DSM 20595 DNA contains the following:
- a CDS encoding GTPase, which produces MTSDVFSRNTLADLVQRTIDALRDASLPLEMPGSFAMEESRRQLLTQLESRILPHVRARRLPTVIVFGGSSGAGKSTLVNSLVRANVSEASVLRPTTRVPMVLTHPDDASAMEDHALLQMGDQALVPSAIPGVVIVDAPDLDSIDDSNRELSARLLDAADLWVFVTTAARYGDALAWNTLKDAHNRGITCAVVLDRVSDRVLQNVRADLARRMRDLGLQDAPLFVVPDQGAHEGLLPEECVVGLRSWLETIAETRMGESLIERTTRATLPGLRGSLLTLADALEVQEHARQDLKDKAIESAQVPLEKLRTNITHGRFGQGAPTASWLSFASTGGVLAGMVTRSRPRFFDRHRVARDNATTATFDVLYTAVKVALTQALVTASHNAEDAWMKDIVNTEDLLARVRTVMDTDAIVEHAATAWKNDLSQVAVKVHDNPWLSESGVAALLGCAAGGISGAVSAARSAGLEARVQDVRVALLERVDQALTELTDIFVDAADSVHMSDAATLRLRASEYLAHS; this is translated from the coding sequence GTGACTTCCGACGTTTTTTCTCGCAATACTCTTGCCGACCTTGTTCAACGCACTATCGATGCCCTTCGTGATGCATCTTTACCGCTGGAGATGCCGGGTTCTTTTGCAATGGAAGAATCGCGCCGACAGTTGTTAACTCAGCTAGAGTCTCGTATTTTGCCTCATGTTCGTGCGCGGCGTTTGCCTACGGTGATTGTGTTTGGCGGTTCATCTGGCGCAGGAAAATCTACGCTTGTGAATTCGCTTGTGCGTGCCAACGTGTCTGAAGCTTCGGTATTGCGCCCAACAACGCGAGTCCCGATGGTGCTGACTCACCCCGACGATGCTTCTGCGATGGAAGATCACGCGTTGTTGCAGATGGGGGATCAGGCGTTGGTTCCTTCTGCGATTCCTGGGGTTGTGATTGTGGATGCTCCTGATTTGGATTCGATTGATGATTCGAACCGTGAGTTGTCTGCACGTTTGTTGGATGCGGCAGATTTGTGGGTTTTTGTGACGACGGCGGCGCGCTATGGTGATGCCTTAGCATGGAACACGCTCAAAGACGCTCACAATCGGGGTATAACGTGTGCGGTTGTTCTTGACCGTGTATCTGATCGGGTGTTACAGAATGTGCGTGCGGATTTGGCACGCCGAATGCGGGATTTGGGCTTGCAGGACGCTCCTTTATTTGTTGTTCCTGATCAGGGAGCGCATGAAGGGCTATTGCCGGAAGAATGCGTGGTTGGGCTCCGATCTTGGTTGGAAACGATTGCTGAAACTCGTATGGGGGAATCGTTGATCGAACGTACTACGCGTGCAACTCTCCCTGGTCTGCGTGGAAGCCTGTTGACTTTGGCAGATGCGCTTGAGGTGCAAGAGCATGCGCGCCAAGATTTGAAAGATAAAGCGATTGAAAGTGCGCAGGTTCCTTTGGAGAAGTTGCGTACAAACATCACTCATGGCCGCTTTGGACAAGGGGCTCCAACAGCATCTTGGCTATCGTTTGCGTCTACGGGTGGTGTTCTTGCCGGGATGGTAACGCGTTCGCGGCCTCGTTTTTTTGATCGGCACCGGGTGGCGCGTGATAACGCCACTACGGCAACGTTTGATGTGCTGTATACAGCTGTGAAGGTTGCTCTCACCCAAGCTTTGGTTACAGCAAGCCATAATGCTGAAGATGCGTGGATGAAGGACATCGTCAATACTGAAGATCTTTTGGCGCGTGTGCGTACTGTAATGGATACGGATGCGATTGTTGAGCATGCCGCAACCGCGTGGAAGAACGATCTTTCGCAGGTGGCTGTGAAGGTTCATGATAATCCTTGGCTTTCTGAATCTGGTGTGGCGGCGTTGCTTGGCTGTGCCGCGGGTGGAATTTCAGGTGCTGTTTCTGCCGCGCGTTCAGCAGGTTTAGAAGCGCGAGTTCAAGATGTTCGAGTAGCCTTGCTGGAACGTGTGGACCAAGCGTTAACTGAATTGACGGATATTTTTGTTGATGCTGCTGATAGTGTTCACATGTCTGATGCCGCCACGTTGCGGTTGCGGGCAAGTGAATACTTGGCACATTCATGA
- the orn gene encoding oligoribonuclease, translating to MVSNFSAQNTPIVWIDCEMTGLDLEKDALVEIAIVVTDAELNPLDNGLDIVIKPPEEAAANMDSFVRNMHTTTGLIKRWETGTTIEDAEKQCIDYIKRFVPEIRKAPLGGNSVGTDRTFLARDMPTLVDHLHYRIVDVSSIKELAKRWFPRAYFAAPEKTGNHQALGDIYDSIDELRYYRSVLWPEDDGPSTDEAKEKAAQIKADLTVDRAQRAHDAL from the coding sequence ATGGTGAGTAATTTTTCTGCCCAAAATACGCCAATCGTTTGGATCGATTGTGAAATGACCGGCTTGGATCTAGAGAAGGATGCGCTCGTTGAGATCGCAATCGTTGTCACAGATGCCGAGCTTAACCCACTTGATAACGGACTCGATATTGTTATCAAGCCACCTGAAGAAGCGGCTGCGAACATGGATTCCTTCGTTCGCAATATGCACACCACCACTGGCCTGATTAAACGCTGGGAAACTGGAACAACAATCGAAGACGCTGAAAAACAATGCATCGATTACATTAAACGTTTCGTTCCTGAAATTCGGAAGGCTCCACTTGGCGGTAATTCTGTAGGAACTGATCGCACATTTTTAGCTCGCGATATGCCAACTTTGGTGGACCACCTTCACTACCGGATTGTTGACGTCTCTTCGATTAAAGAACTAGCGAAGCGTTGGTTCCCGCGTGCCTACTTTGCTGCCCCGGAAAAGACCGGCAACCACCAGGCACTTGGTGATATCTACGATTCGATTGACGAACTGCGCTACTACCGCAGTGTGCTCTGGCCAGAAGACGATGGGCCTTCCACCGATGAGGCAAAGGAAAAGGCCGCACAGATTAAAGCTGATTTAACAGTCGATCGGGCACAGCGCGCCCACGACGCCCTGTAA
- the ettA gene encoding energy-dependent translational throttle protein EttA, with amino-acid sequence MAEFIYNMVRARKKVGDKLILDDVTMSFYPGAKIGMVGPNGAGKSTILKIMAGLDEPSNGEARLSAGYSVGILMQEPPLNEEKTVLENVQEGVGDLISKVHRFNEIGMEMAEPDADFDALMEEMGTLQTEIDAANGWDIDAQLEQAMEALQCPPADSPVNVLSGGERRRVALCKLLLEAPDLLLLDEPTNHLDAESVLWLEQHLAKYPGAVIAVTHDRYFLDHVAQWIAEVDRGHLYPYEGNYSTYLEKKQERLEVQGKKDAKLKKRLAEELDWVRSSAKGRQAKSKARLARYEEMAAEADRTRKLDFEEIQIPPGPRLGNVVLEAKDIKKGFGERVLIDNLSFTLPRNGIVGIIGPNGVGKTTLFKTIVGLEPLDEGSLKIGETVKLSYVDQNRGGIDPEKTLWEVVSDGLDYIQVGNVEMPSRAYVSAFGFKGADQQKKAGVLSGGERNRLNLALTLKQGGNLILLDEPTNDLDVETLSSLENALLDFAGCSVVITHDRWFLDRVATHILAYEGTEENPSNWYWFEGNFEAYEKNKIARLGEDAARPGASTYRKLTRG; translated from the coding sequence GTGGCTGAGTTTATTTACAATATGGTGCGTGCCCGCAAGAAAGTCGGGGACAAGCTGATTCTTGACGACGTTACGATGTCGTTCTACCCAGGTGCCAAGATTGGTATGGTCGGCCCTAACGGTGCCGGAAAATCCACAATCTTGAAGATTATGGCAGGGCTTGATGAACCGTCTAACGGTGAGGCACGCCTGAGCGCAGGCTACTCCGTTGGCATTTTGATGCAGGAGCCACCACTCAACGAAGAAAAAACCGTTCTGGAAAACGTGCAGGAAGGCGTTGGAGATCTGATCTCCAAGGTTCACCGTTTCAATGAAATCGGTATGGAAATGGCTGAACCAGATGCCGATTTCGATGCTCTCATGGAAGAAATGGGTACGCTTCAGACTGAAATCGATGCTGCCAACGGCTGGGATATTGATGCCCAGCTAGAGCAGGCAATGGAAGCACTCCAGTGCCCGCCAGCTGACAGCCCAGTCAACGTGCTTTCCGGTGGTGAACGCCGCCGTGTTGCACTGTGTAAGCTACTTCTGGAAGCACCAGATCTGTTGCTTCTTGATGAACCTACCAACCACCTGGATGCTGAATCCGTGTTGTGGCTGGAACAGCACTTGGCTAAGTACCCAGGCGCCGTTATCGCCGTTACCCACGATCGTTACTTCCTCGATCACGTTGCTCAGTGGATTGCTGAAGTGGATCGCGGCCACCTGTACCCATACGAAGGCAACTACTCCACCTACTTGGAGAAGAAGCAGGAACGTTTGGAAGTTCAGGGCAAGAAGGACGCGAAGCTCAAGAAGCGCCTTGCGGAAGAACTCGATTGGGTTCGTTCGTCGGCTAAGGGCCGCCAAGCTAAGTCGAAAGCTCGTTTGGCTCGCTACGAAGAAATGGCTGCGGAAGCCGATCGCACCCGTAAGTTGGACTTCGAAGAAATCCAGATTCCACCAGGGCCACGCCTCGGTAACGTTGTGTTGGAAGCCAAGGATATTAAGAAGGGCTTCGGGGAGCGAGTGCTCATCGATAACCTTTCCTTCACCTTGCCACGTAACGGTATTGTGGGCATTATCGGCCCGAACGGTGTTGGTAAAACAACGCTGTTTAAAACCATCGTTGGTTTGGAACCACTAGACGAAGGCAGCTTGAAGATCGGTGAAACCGTGAAGCTCTCCTACGTTGATCAGAACCGTGGCGGTATCGATCCGGAAAAGACTCTTTGGGAAGTAGTCTCTGACGGCCTCGATTACATCCAGGTTGGCAACGTTGAAATGCCGTCGCGCGCCTACGTTTCTGCGTTCGGCTTCAAGGGTGCCGATCAGCAGAAGAAGGCCGGCGTTCTTTCCGGCGGTGAACGCAACCGTTTGAACCTTGCGTTGACTCTCAAGCAAGGCGGAAACTTGATCCTTCTTGACGAACCTACCAACGATTTGGACGTGGAAACTTTGAGCTCGCTGGAAAACGCGCTCCTTGATTTCGCCGGCTGCTCCGTGGTTATCACCCACGATCGTTGGTTCCTTGATCGTGTGGCAACGCACATCTTGGCCTACGAAGGTACCGAAGAGAACCCATCCAACTGGTACTGGTTCGAAGGTAACTTCGAAGCATACGAAAAGAACAAGATCGCACGTTTGGGTGAAGACGCTGCTCGCCCAGGAGCATCCACCTATCGCAAGTTGACTCGTGGCTAA
- a CDS encoding ABC transporter ATP-binding protein translates to MLSLRDITRDVQLPNGEDLHILRGTNLDVEAGEHISIVGHSGTGKSTLLNIVGLLDQPTSGTYTWDGKDVLELNDTQRSRLRGNSVGFVFQQFNLFPTRTVLNNVEVPLLYNSGRALFSRRDRAAKILESVGLGDRLDAMPSQLSGGEQQRVAIARALVRQPRLILADEPTGALDPETGRLVMDVLESAALRNNAALIVISHDMVIAQRANRVYQISDGVLHDVEKANDAFIGVPGRRQHAMSDNKVEEDLT, encoded by the coding sequence ATGCTCTCTTTACGCGACATCACGCGCGATGTTCAGCTCCCCAACGGGGAAGATCTGCACATCCTACGCGGAACCAATCTGGATGTAGAAGCCGGCGAACACATCTCTATCGTTGGTCATTCAGGAACCGGAAAATCCACACTTCTCAATATTGTTGGGTTGCTAGACCAGCCAACCTCTGGAACCTACACGTGGGATGGCAAGGACGTGCTGGAACTTAACGATACCCAGCGATCGCGACTGCGTGGAAACTCAGTAGGATTCGTATTCCAACAATTCAACCTGTTTCCCACACGCACTGTGCTAAACAACGTTGAAGTTCCGTTGCTCTACAACTCTGGGCGTGCACTGTTTAGCAGACGAGATCGTGCAGCAAAAATCCTCGAATCTGTTGGGTTAGGAGACCGGCTGGATGCCATGCCAAGCCAGCTTTCTGGCGGTGAACAACAACGTGTGGCAATTGCGCGAGCACTTGTGCGCCAACCACGCTTGATCTTGGCCGATGAACCTACCGGTGCTCTCGATCCAGAAACTGGACGGCTTGTGATGGACGTGCTAGAAAGCGCGGCGTTACGGAACAATGCGGCGCTCATCGTGATCAGCCACGATATGGTGATCGCCCAACGTGCTAACCGTGTATATCAGATTTCTGATGGGGTTTTGCATGACGTGGAAAAAGCGAACGATGCCTTTATCGGTGTGCCTGGACGCCGGCAACATGCAATGAGCGACAACAAGGTAGAGGAGGATCTAACGTGA
- a CDS encoding ABC transporter permease, whose protein sequence is MIHNFIGALIEAWEEVKINKARVILSLIGVGAAVWAMSTVIALGSIVSASNQQTMAHWGGQPGTVTLTVAKNSSEGEESAGNPLKSSPSNEQQQEFKKFRDAVKETARRLKLTVWTTRATPSLESIDAPYFNPCPAIYEKQCPGEHPEVEAVDPAYFALHAHDLVAGRLLTEKDATLNMNPVVINESAWETIGRPALATHPRMWLSKDHRTAVTVVGVIKNVVQGQMASIYIPADAQPFIFPKSGHGDYPTMLFLAPKGQEEIAKDVSQAVLGSILGDKYRVDAFWDEGYAEQSANNAKVLETAVAVIGGMVIALGALGLLTMSIVTVKTRVREIGIRRAVGASAKRVFFSVFLESVVATTVAGFVGVILSVFTIRVVPQLVSASFLPGELGMVAENVAYPMQAALLGVIISAGVGALCGIIPATVAVRMRPIDAIRF, encoded by the coding sequence GTGATCCATAACTTTATTGGAGCGCTCATCGAAGCGTGGGAAGAAGTCAAAATCAATAAAGCCCGCGTGATTCTTTCATTAATCGGTGTGGGAGCTGCTGTATGGGCCATGTCTACCGTTATTGCGCTTGGAAGCATCGTGAGCGCATCGAACCAGCAAACGATGGCTCACTGGGGTGGGCAACCCGGCACGGTCACACTCACTGTGGCAAAGAATAGCTCAGAAGGTGAAGAATCTGCAGGCAATCCGTTAAAAAGCAGCCCATCAAACGAACAACAACAGGAATTTAAAAAATTCCGTGACGCGGTGAAAGAAACAGCACGCCGATTAAAACTGACCGTATGGACAACCCGAGCCACACCTAGCCTGGAATCAATCGATGCACCATATTTCAATCCGTGCCCGGCGATCTACGAGAAGCAGTGCCCTGGAGAACATCCAGAGGTAGAAGCCGTTGACCCGGCCTATTTCGCTCTCCATGCACACGATCTTGTGGCGGGTAGGTTACTGACAGAAAAAGATGCCACGTTGAATATGAATCCAGTGGTCATCAATGAATCCGCATGGGAAACTATTGGGCGTCCTGCGCTAGCAACCCACCCGCGTATGTGGCTATCTAAAGATCATCGCACGGCAGTAACGGTTGTTGGGGTTATCAAAAATGTGGTCCAAGGCCAAATGGCATCAATCTACATTCCTGCCGACGCTCAACCTTTTATCTTCCCGAAAAGCGGACACGGCGATTACCCAACTATGCTCTTCCTTGCGCCAAAAGGACAGGAAGAAATCGCTAAAGACGTTAGTCAGGCAGTTCTCGGATCAATCCTTGGGGACAAGTATCGAGTTGATGCTTTCTGGGATGAAGGATATGCCGAACAAAGCGCTAACAACGCTAAAGTACTAGAAACAGCTGTTGCCGTGATCGGCGGAATGGTGATTGCTTTGGGAGCTCTGGGGCTCTTAACCATGAGTATCGTGACCGTGAAAACTCGCGTACGTGAAATCGGCATCAGGCGTGCCGTTGGAGCATCTGCCAAACGTGTGTTCTTCTCAGTATTCCTTGAATCCGTGGTGGCAACAACTGTTGCTGGATTCGTTGGAGTCATACTCTCTGTATTTACCATCCGAGTAGTTCCTCAACTAGTATCGGCCAGCTTCCTACCTGGCGAATTGGGAATGGTGGCTGAAAACGTTGCTTACCCGATGCAGGCGGCGTTGCTGGGCGTGATTATTTCGGCCGGTGTGGGTGCATTGTGCGGAATTATTCCAGCAACGGTTGCGGTGCGTATGCGTCCGATCGATGCGATTCGGTTCTAA
- a CDS encoding single-stranded DNA-binding protein gives MSNETTITIRGFAGGQPTVFTNSVDSESGEVTTHRTAVLRVGVTPRYYVKSQGEFRDGPTSWYAVRTYGSLAANVASCVGKGTPVLVRGRLSVREYQDKQGISRSENVIIADSLGIDLSTGTAAFTKVSNVPLPRVPGEPTIYQGPVDDDVERQFATGVDDELTAMDHEPGEESDDPAGVLDAVMA, from the coding sequence ATGTCCAACGAAACAACAATTACGATCAGGGGTTTTGCAGGCGGGCAGCCAACCGTATTCACAAACTCGGTAGATAGTGAATCGGGGGAGGTAACCACACATCGCACCGCAGTGTTGCGGGTGGGCGTGACGCCGCGCTACTACGTCAAATCGCAAGGCGAGTTTCGCGACGGCCCAACCAGCTGGTATGCGGTGCGAACGTACGGAAGTCTTGCGGCGAATGTCGCAAGTTGCGTTGGGAAGGGAACTCCGGTGCTCGTGCGTGGCAGGCTCAGTGTGCGCGAATATCAAGATAAACAGGGAATTTCGCGGTCTGAAAATGTGATTATCGCAGATAGTCTGGGAATTGATTTAAGTACCGGTACCGCCGCGTTTACGAAAGTTTCCAACGTGCCATTACCGCGAGTCCCAGGGGAGCCCACGATTTATCAGGGGCCGGTGGACGACGACGTCGAGCGTCAGTTCGCAACTGGAGTTGACGATGAACTGACGGCGATGGATCATGAGCCAGGCGAAGAAAGCGACGATCCGGCTGGAGTGCTTGATGCGGTTATGGCGTGA
- a CDS encoding ATP-grasp domain-containing protein, producing the protein MSAPIVTLATSEELPNLDTDERNLPDALRERGLEPRIAVWNDPSVNWEEAGTVIIRSVRDYAKYRDEFLQWSASLPRVLNSAPTIAWNSDKHYLKALEKYGLPTIPTMWLEPEQGLSKQQIHSRFPAAGDFVVKPAVASGGRGTGRYSAIDAQQRGEAVEHAMYELSRGRTVMVQRYLEEIDRQGETSLVYLNGLPAYQVEKEAMLHPRFRSAREAGVVEEVVRASHATEETWRWGERIRKALHSHIKDVNGKDELLLFNRVDIVRGDESSKEEFYVVEISLIDGSLYLSQSEANLNMFADAIQMRVDM; encoded by the coding sequence GTGTCTGCACCAATCGTGACTCTGGCAACCTCGGAAGAACTTCCGAACCTAGATACTGACGAGCGGAACCTGCCGGACGCCCTCCGTGAACGTGGTCTAGAACCTCGTATTGCTGTCTGGAATGATCCGTCTGTGAACTGGGAAGAAGCCGGAACGGTTATCATTCGTTCCGTCCGCGACTACGCAAAATATCGCGACGAATTCCTCCAGTGGTCTGCATCGCTCCCGCGCGTGCTCAACTCGGCTCCAACCATCGCCTGGAACTCTGACAAGCACTACCTTAAAGCCCTCGAAAAATATGGCCTGCCAACCATTCCAACCATGTGGCTTGAACCGGAACAAGGCCTGTCCAAGCAACAAATTCACTCCCGTTTCCCAGCAGCTGGCGATTTCGTTGTGAAGCCAGCCGTGGCATCCGGTGGCCGTGGAACCGGCCGCTACTCGGCAATCGACGCTCAGCAGCGTGGCGAAGCTGTTGAACACGCCATGTATGAACTCTCCCGCGGGCGCACCGTTATGGTGCAACGCTACCTGGAAGAAATTGACCGCCAGGGAGAAACCTCGCTGGTCTACCTCAACGGCCTCCCGGCCTATCAGGTAGAGAAGGAAGCAATGCTTCACCCGCGCTTCCGTAGTGCACGTGAAGCCGGAGTGGTTGAAGAAGTTGTTCGCGCATCACACGCCACCGAAGAAACCTGGCGTTGGGGTGAACGCATCCGCAAGGCCCTGCACAGTCACATTAAAGACGTGAACGGCAAGGACGAACTGCTACTGTTCAACCGCGTAGATATTGTTCGCGGTGATGAAAGCTCCAAAGAAGAATTCTATGTTGTAGAAATCTCCCTCATCGACGGCTCGCTCTACCTCAGCCAGAGCGAAGCTAACCTCAACATGTTCGCTGACGCCATTCAGATGCGCGTTGACATGTGA
- a CDS encoding N-acetyltransferase, which translates to MNWWEIFGWAGSVLVVVSLWVPSVWRFRILNLSGSLIATIYNIYFGIWPYAAMNGVIVGIDAYWIARLSRKGTTTERGYAVVAASPSDALVQHFISRNAADIATSYPHFSASKLEGTYVQFIMHEDEIVGLFAMSQQGSVGSIVIDYVTPRFRDLGPGRYIYTHITMFAKAGISEVRISPAETADPAYFSKLGFTEDSGYLIRTI; encoded by the coding sequence ATGAATTGGTGGGAAATTTTCGGCTGGGCTGGTTCGGTTCTCGTGGTTGTTTCGCTATGGGTTCCGAGCGTATGGCGCTTCCGTATCCTGAACCTTTCTGGTTCCTTGATTGCAACGATTTACAATATTTATTTCGGAATTTGGCCTTACGCCGCGATGAATGGCGTGATTGTTGGTATCGATGCGTATTGGATTGCGCGCCTTTCGCGTAAGGGGACGACGACGGAGCGTGGTTACGCCGTCGTTGCCGCTTCACCGTCAGATGCTCTAGTTCAGCATTTCATTTCCCGCAATGCTGCGGATATCGCAACTAGCTACCCTCATTTTTCCGCCAGCAAGCTGGAGGGAACTTACGTCCAGTTCATCATGCATGAGGATGAGATCGTTGGATTGTTTGCCATGTCTCAGCAGGGATCTGTTGGCTCTATCGTGATTGATTATGTGACTCCTCGTTTCCGTGATCTTGGCCCTGGCCGCTACATATATACACACATCACGATGTTCGCCAAGGCGGGAATTTCTGAAGTTCGTATCAGCCCAGCTGAAACTGCGGATCCTGCATACTTCTCTAAGCTCGGCTTTACGGAGGATTCAGGTTACTTGATTCGGACGATCTGA
- a CDS encoding efflux RND transporter periplasmic adaptor subunit, whose translation MDAHPTRKLIFTILRLIITTVIAVAMIKFAFFPSQKTHEPLVGGGEFVMPTVTPTRGDIKNDTEFDATLIRNASKSVKSTAEGEIVHFFVEDGAKIEKGAPILQIKTTTEVTEPPATGSESDDESATPSAPQTRSVVSYNNIVAPATGTLTLDAILKQRVAINDSIGTIAPDSFYASVSVTPDQLYALQSIPKEAEVSIANGPAPFMCTNLHTTTTKSGGDKHEGEAQTSSPQLVCDIPAGQTVFDGIKAKLRITGESATNALLLPLTAVEGRFREGKVYVPAANGQQKPQELIVKLGINDGQMIVITEGLKEDTEVLEFTPQTKNDEQKDAPNDSGFRG comes from the coding sequence ATGGATGCGCACCCAACCCGAAAACTGATTTTCACAATACTACGTTTGATTATTACTACAGTGATCGCCGTAGCGATGATCAAATTTGCGTTCTTTCCATCGCAAAAAACACACGAACCGCTAGTAGGCGGAGGCGAATTCGTGATGCCAACCGTTACTCCAACGCGTGGCGATATCAAAAACGATACTGAATTTGACGCAACCCTGATTCGTAACGCCTCCAAATCCGTGAAATCTACTGCGGAAGGCGAAATCGTTCACTTCTTCGTAGAAGACGGGGCAAAAATTGAAAAAGGCGCGCCGATTCTTCAAATAAAGACGACGACGGAGGTTACCGAACCTCCCGCCACAGGATCCGAATCAGACGACGAATCCGCAACACCCTCAGCGCCCCAAACCCGCAGCGTCGTCTCCTACAACAATATAGTAGCTCCAGCAACTGGCACCCTGACACTCGATGCTATCCTCAAACAACGCGTGGCAATCAACGATTCAATCGGTACAATCGCTCCTGATTCCTTCTATGCATCCGTTTCAGTAACCCCAGATCAGTTGTATGCACTGCAATCAATCCCCAAGGAAGCCGAAGTATCAATCGCCAACGGGCCAGCGCCATTCATGTGCACGAACCTCCACACAACAACCACTAAATCCGGGGGAGACAAACACGAAGGGGAAGCACAAACGTCGTCCCCACAACTCGTCTGCGATATTCCAGCAGGACAAACCGTATTTGACGGAATCAAAGCAAAACTCCGCATCACTGGTGAAAGCGCAACCAATGCACTCCTGCTCCCGCTTACCGCAGTTGAAGGCCGATTCCGCGAAGGAAAAGTCTACGTTCCAGCAGCCAACGGGCAACAGAAACCACAGGAACTGATCGTAAAACTCGGCATCAACGATGGGCAAATGATCGTGATTACTGAAGGCTTAAAAGAAGATACTGAAGTCCTCGAATTCACGCCACAAACCAAGAACGACGAGCAAAAGGATGCTCCGAATGATTCTGGTTTCCGGGGGTAA
- a CDS encoding GTP-binding protein: MNERQSQRLQGAEAVATRLKNLQEAVAAGGQFFDPFVSARAQDDLSRTQERMNLGLDVTVVALVGGTGSGKSSLFNAITGLEFADSGDIRPTTERAAACVYGVDATALLDYLAVDHDRRINHTSELNEGVSTFERLVLVDLPDHDSIAVKHSLEVARLLPMIDVLIWVLDPQKYADQVLHASYLEQLSDRSDAMVVVINQIDTVRKSHRDLLINDVRALLAKDGLPDVPIVTTSALLGDGIEVLRDTIRTAMDKPSIAATTAAAELDAIGRRLRVNVGNEESDLRGKERDDMISRIAGASGVGAATESIRNAGQSLLATAYVQPEKLGQSMSVAIRDSWINTVRRGLPYIWQQAAESCVASAERIRNSTGVAVRSIEPPQIVRTKAWILSAIAVLVSATGITLGAIGLPYTSIVWRLGMILSGLLIGGALYAYATIDLRWQAEQLATQYEHDVHQALSAVVDEEMVEAPAEVLIKHKTTRIALETFT, translated from the coding sequence ATGAACGAACGCCAATCACAGCGCCTGCAAGGCGCAGAAGCTGTTGCTACCCGTTTGAAGAATCTCCAAGAGGCAGTAGCTGCAGGCGGGCAGTTCTTTGATCCTTTCGTTTCTGCCCGAGCACAAGATGATCTGAGCCGTACGCAGGAACGGATGAACTTAGGCCTTGACGTGACTGTTGTTGCACTTGTGGGTGGTACTGGTTCGGGTAAATCCTCTCTGTTCAACGCGATTACAGGTTTAGAATTTGCAGATTCTGGTGATATCCGGCCCACAACGGAACGTGCAGCCGCATGTGTTTACGGGGTGGATGCTACGGCTCTCCTGGACTACCTTGCAGTTGATCATGATCGCCGGATTAACCACACATCGGAACTTAACGAAGGTGTTTCAACTTTCGAACGGCTTGTTCTTGTTGATCTGCCAGATCATGATTCGATCGCAGTGAAGCATTCCTTGGAAGTTGCCAGACTTTTGCCGATGATTGATGTTCTTATCTGGGTACTTGATCCGCAGAAATATGCAGATCAGGTTCTTCACGCGTCCTATCTAGAACAGTTGTCCGATCGTTCAGATGCCATGGTTGTGGTGATTAATCAGATTGATACGGTACGTAAATCGCATCGTGACCTGCTGATTAACGATGTGCGCGCATTGCTTGCCAAAGATGGCCTACCTGATGTACCGATCGTGACCACCTCTGCGCTTCTTGGAGACGGAATAGAGGTGTTACGCGATACGATCAGGACTGCCATGGATAAGCCATCCATCGCAGCTACCACGGCAGCCGCAGAGTTGGATGCGATTGGCCGCCGTTTGCGGGTTAACGTTGGCAACGAAGAATCTGATCTCCGCGGTAAAGAACGCGATGATATGATCTCACGAATCGCTGGTGCTAGTGGTGTTGGAGCGGCCACGGAATCTATCCGTAACGCTGGCCAATCACTATTAGCTACTGCATACGTCCAACCTGAAAAGCTCGGCCAATCCATGTCTGTTGCCATCCGTGATAGCTGGATTAATACGGTGCGGCGCGGATTACCATACATTTGGCAGCAGGCAGCTGAATCGTGCGTGGCAAGCGCCGAACGAATTCGTAACTCCACGGGAGTAGCAGTACGATCCATTGAACCTCCTCAGATCGTACGCACGAAGGCCTGGATTTTATCCGCTATTGCTGTGCTTGTATCTGCTACAGGAATAACACTGGGTGCGATCGGGCTTCCGTACACGTCAATCGTGTGGCGCCTGGGGATGATTCTTTCCGGCTTACTTATCGGTGGCGCTCTCTACGCATACGCCACGATTGATTTACGGTGGCAAGCCGAACAACTGGCAACCCAATATGAACATGATGTACACCAAGCCCTTTCTGCTGTGGTAGACGAAGAAATGGTGGAGGCCCCTGCGGAGGTTTTAATCAAGCATAAGACCACACGCATTGCCTTGGAAACCTTCACGTGA